A genome region from Pan paniscus chromosome 17, NHGRI_mPanPan1-v2.0_pri, whole genome shotgun sequence includes the following:
- the LOC100968898 gene encoding cytochrome b5, producing MAEQSDEAVKYYTLEEIQKHNHSKSTWLILHHKVYDLTKFLEEHPGGEEVLREQAGGDATENFEDVGHSTDAREMSKTFIIGELHPDDRPKLNKPPETLITTIDSSSSWWTNWVIPAISAVAVALMYRLYMAED from the exons ATGGCAGAGCAGTCGGACGAGGCCGTGAAGTACTACACCCTAGAGGAGATTCAGAAGCACAACCACAGCAAGAGCACCTGGCTGATCCTGCACCACAAGGTGTACGATTTGACCAAATTTCTGGAAGAG CATCCTGGTGGGGAAGAAGTTTTAAGGGAACAAGCTGGAGGTGACGCTACTGAGAACTTTGAGGATGTCGGGCACTCTACAGATGCCAGGGAAATGTCCAAAACATTCATCATTGGGGAGCTCCATCCA GATGACAGACCAAAGTTAAACAAGCCTCCG GAAACTCTTATCACTACTATTGATTCTAGTTCCAG tTGGTGGACCAACTGGGTGATCCCTGCCATCTCTGCAGTGGCCGTCGCCTTGATGTATCGCCTGTACATGGCGGAGGACTGA